The Sphingomonas sinipercae genome contains a region encoding:
- a CDS encoding DUF1428 domain-containing protein → MAYIDGFVLPVPAAKKEDFIKHATAADGMIVEHGALRVLECWGDDVPDGKQTDFRRAVQATQDEVVVFSFIEWPDKATRDTGMKAFMDDPRLHEVMEMPFDGKRMIYGGFIPVVTLEK, encoded by the coding sequence ATGGCGTACATCGACGGTTTCGTCCTGCCGGTCCCGGCGGCGAAGAAAGAGGATTTCATCAAACATGCGACCGCCGCCGACGGCATGATCGTCGAGCATGGCGCGCTTCGCGTGCTGGAATGCTGGGGCGACGACGTGCCCGACGGCAAGCAGACCGACTTCCGCCGAGCGGTGCAGGCGACACAAGACGAAGTCGTCGTCTTCTCCTTCATCGAATGGCCGGACAAGGCGACCCGCGACACCGGCATGAAGGCCTTCATGGACGACCCGCGCCTGCACGAGGTGATGGAGATGCCGTTCGACGGCAAGCGCATGATTTACGGCGGCTTCATCCCCGTCGTCACGCTGGAGAAGTAG
- a CDS encoding dihydrofolate reductase family protein: MRNIRGSVFVSLDGVMQAPGGPSEDPTGGFAHGGWLPQFFDEDVGAAIDDFFGKDYDLLLGRRTYDIFAAYWPYVGGEATGIGEVFDKTGKDDGEAAAIDMGEAFTRANKYVLTRGNPDLGWSNSHRLGGMDALREVKHGDGPDLLIQGSSTIYPALLAEGLLDRLTVMTFPVVLGSGKRIFGPETPAKALRLVDHKVTQSGAVIATYEPAGAVEHGWAGPQSNSKREQARQQAMAEGRW; this comes from the coding sequence ATGCGTAACATCCGCGGCAGCGTCTTCGTCTCGCTCGACGGGGTCATGCAGGCGCCGGGCGGACCCAGCGAGGACCCCACCGGCGGCTTCGCCCACGGCGGCTGGCTGCCGCAATTCTTCGACGAGGATGTCGGCGCCGCGATCGACGACTTTTTCGGCAAGGACTACGACCTGCTGCTGGGCCGCCGGACCTACGACATCTTCGCGGCTTACTGGCCCTATGTCGGCGGCGAGGCGACCGGGATCGGCGAAGTGTTCGACAAGACCGGCAAGGACGATGGCGAAGCCGCAGCGATCGACATGGGCGAGGCGTTCACCCGCGCGAACAAATATGTGCTGACCCGCGGCAACCCCGACCTTGGGTGGTCGAACAGTCATCGCCTGGGCGGCATGGACGCGCTGCGCGAAGTGAAGCACGGCGACGGTCCCGACCTGCTGATCCAGGGCAGCAGCACCATCTACCCGGCGTTGCTCGCCGAAGGGCTGCTCGACCGTCTGACCGTGATGACCTTCCCGGTCGTTTTGGGAAGCGGCAAGCGCATCTTCGGCCCGGAAACCCCGGCCAAGGCGCTGCGCCTGGTCGACCATAAGGTCACGCAATCCGGCGCCGTGATCGCGACCTACGAGCCCGCGGGCGCGGTCGAGCACGGCTGGGCGGGGCCGCAGTCGAACAGCAAGCGCGAACAGGCCCGGCAGCAAGCGATGGCGGAGGGCCGCTGGTAA
- a CDS encoding glutathione S-transferase family protein: MNRGDEANVRITAFKWVPDFAQGRVRDLRVRWALEEAGIPYSVRKLEAIGERPADYFAEQPWGQVPSYKDDEVQLFESGAIVLHIGRKFGGILPADENGRARATAWVIAALNSVEPFAAQLPIIDIFHRGEEWTKERRPQVVEMIGRRLDRLSDWLGDKQWLEDEFSAGDLLMVDVLRIVDNTDLLKERPNLLAYVERGTARPAFKRAIEAQLADFEQRETQGAL; encoded by the coding sequence ATGAACCGCGGCGACGAAGCCAACGTGCGGATCACCGCTTTCAAGTGGGTTCCCGACTTTGCACAGGGGCGGGTCCGCGACCTGCGCGTCCGCTGGGCGCTCGAAGAGGCCGGAATTCCCTATTCGGTACGAAAGCTGGAGGCGATCGGGGAGCGCCCCGCCGACTACTTCGCCGAGCAGCCATGGGGCCAGGTTCCAAGTTATAAGGACGATGAGGTCCAGCTGTTCGAATCGGGCGCAATCGTCCTGCACATCGGACGCAAGTTCGGCGGCATCCTGCCCGCCGACGAGAACGGGCGAGCGAGGGCGACCGCCTGGGTGATTGCCGCGCTCAACAGCGTCGAACCGTTCGCCGCCCAATTGCCGATCATCGACATTTTCCACCGCGGCGAAGAGTGGACCAAGGAACGGCGTCCGCAGGTCGTCGAGATGATCGGCCGCCGGCTTGACCGGCTGTCCGACTGGCTTGGAGACAAGCAATGGCTGGAAGATGAATTTAGTGCCGGCGACTTGCTGATGGTCGATGTTCTGCGCATCGTCGACAACACCGACCTGCTGAAGGAACGGCCCAACCTGCTCGCCTACGTGGAGCGCGGCACGGCCCGTCCGGCATTCAAGCGCGCCATCGAAGCGCAGCTTGCCGATTTCGAGCAACGTGAAACTCAGGGAGCCTTGTGA
- a CDS encoding VOC family protein has protein sequence MARMIFVNLPVQDLDRSIRFYEAIGARKEPKFSNDVAAMMVLSDAIHVMLLTHPFYSSFTSKQIADAHATSQVLLCLSAESREQVDEIVAAAGDSGGKIDQGLKQDQNAMMYGRDFEDPDGHGWEVMWMDPAFAEAGAHDCEPVEA, from the coding sequence ATGGCGCGGATGATTTTCGTGAACCTGCCGGTGCAGGACCTGGATCGGTCGATCCGCTTCTATGAGGCGATCGGCGCGCGCAAGGAGCCGAAATTCTCCAACGACGTCGCGGCAATGATGGTCCTGTCCGACGCCATCCACGTGATGCTGCTGACCCACCCCTTCTATTCAAGCTTCACGTCCAAGCAGATCGCCGACGCGCACGCGACCAGCCAGGTGCTGCTGTGCCTGTCGGCCGAGAGCCGGGAGCAAGTGGACGAGATCGTCGCCGCGGCAGGGGACTCGGGCGGCAAGATCGACCAGGGCCTGAAGCAGGACCAGAATGCGATGATGTACGGCCGCGACTTCGAGGATCCGGACGGGCACGGCTGGGAAGTGATGTGGATGGATCCCGCCTTCGCTGAAGCCGGCGCGCATGACTGCGAACCGGTCGAGGCCTGA
- a CDS encoding glutathione S-transferase family protein has protein sequence MLHLHGHPFSSYCWKALIALYANETPFEFVHMAGDLPLSEQFPGKVHPGGHIPVLVDGEKVIFEATSIVEYLAVHHPGPAPLIPQDPAAAAEARMMDRFFDNYVMGNMQRVVAAHFVSRDKPELGLRQTPIATEIEGATTKLRKAYRWLEDWLGSNALPPHVSLVTCAAAPALFYGDWVERIPEDCRRVAGLRAELLALAPVSRCVEDARPYRPFFPLGAPDRD, from the coding sequence ATGCTGCACCTGCACGGTCACCCATTCTCTTCCTACTGCTGGAAGGCGCTCATCGCGCTCTATGCCAACGAAACGCCGTTCGAATTCGTGCACATGGCGGGCGACCTGCCGCTCAGCGAGCAGTTTCCCGGCAAGGTGCACCCCGGCGGGCACATCCCGGTCCTGGTCGACGGCGAAAAGGTAATCTTCGAGGCGACGAGCATCGTCGAATACCTCGCGGTTCACCACCCGGGCCCGGCCCCGCTGATCCCCCAAGACCCGGCGGCGGCGGCGGAGGCGCGGATGATGGACCGCTTCTTCGACAATTATGTGATGGGCAATATGCAGCGGGTCGTCGCCGCCCACTTCGTCAGCCGCGACAAGCCGGAGCTTGGCCTGCGCCAAACCCCGATCGCGACCGAGATCGAAGGCGCGACGACGAAGCTGCGCAAGGCCTATCGGTGGCTTGAAGACTGGCTTGGCTCCAATGCCCTTCCACCGCATGTCTCGCTGGTCACCTGCGCCGCCGCGCCGGCCTTGTTCTACGGCGATTGGGTCGAACGCATTCCGGAGGATTGTCGCCGGGTCGCCGGCCTGCGCGCGGAGTTGCTGGCGCTTGCCCCGGTCAGCCGTTGCGTCGAAGATGCGCGACCGTATCGGCCGTTCTTCCCGCTCGGCGCACCCGACCGCGATTAA
- a CDS encoding VOC family protein has translation MNGDKMTTCLWFDKGEGRKAAEFYASLFPDTHVGPAHGAASDYRGGTEGDELTVEFTLLGRSFVALNGGPNFKPNEAVSFMVLTDDQAETDKYWNAITQNGGQESACGWCKDRWGFSWQITPRRLLELTGQKGERGKRAFQAMMTMRKIDIAAIEAAVEGVPADA, from the coding sequence ATGAACGGCGACAAGATGACCACTTGCCTGTGGTTCGACAAAGGCGAGGGCCGCAAGGCCGCCGAATTCTACGCCTCGCTGTTCCCCGACACGCATGTCGGCCCGGCCCATGGCGCGGCCTCCGACTATCGGGGCGGCACCGAGGGTGACGAGTTGACCGTCGAATTCACCTTGCTCGGACGATCATTCGTCGCCCTCAACGGCGGCCCCAACTTCAAGCCCAACGAGGCGGTCAGCTTCATGGTGCTGACCGACGACCAGGCCGAGACCGACAAATATTGGAATGCGATCACCCAGAATGGCGGGCAGGAAAGCGCTTGCGGCTGGTGCAAGGACCGCTGGGGCTTCTCCTGGCAGATCACGCCGCGCCGCCTGCTCGAGCTGACCGGCCAGAAGGGCGAGCGCGGCAAGCGCGCGTTCCAGGCGATGATGACGATGCGCAAGATCGACATCGCCGCCATCGAAGCCGCGGTCGAAGGCGTGCCGGCCGATGCGTAA
- a CDS encoding J domain-containing protein, which produces MASRSQKLHGRVEGATDRCAVPGCRAAGEYKAPVEPSGFDGPGVYHLLCLDHVRQHNAKYNYFTGMSAEEITEAQGPLAGWERPSRKFAHIGADPAPAWADFSDPLEAIGARFRRADRGPPQRFTKPEQRALTALGLGQEVDLHSVRQRYSQLVRKYHPDRNGGDRSYEKKLGETIDAWQLLKQARAFA; this is translated from the coding sequence GTGGCGTCGCGAAGTCAGAAACTGCACGGAAGGGTGGAAGGCGCGACCGATCGCTGCGCCGTTCCGGGCTGCCGGGCCGCCGGCGAATATAAGGCGCCGGTCGAGCCCTCCGGCTTCGACGGGCCGGGTGTCTATCACTTGCTGTGCCTCGACCACGTCCGCCAGCACAACGCCAAATACAATTATTTCACCGGCATGAGCGCCGAGGAGATTACCGAGGCCCAGGGCCCTCTGGCCGGGTGGGAGCGGCCGAGCCGCAAGTTCGCCCATATCGGCGCCGATCCCGCCCCTGCTTGGGCCGATTTCAGCGATCCGCTGGAAGCGATCGGCGCGCGCTTTCGCCGGGCCGACCGGGGGCCGCCGCAGCGCTTCACCAAGCCGGAGCAGCGGGCGCTGACCGCGCTTGGCCTGGGGCAGGAAGTCGACCTGCATTCGGTGCGCCAGCGCTATTCGCAACTGGTCCGCAAATACCATCCCGACCGCAATGGCGGCGACCGTAGCTACGAAAAGAAGCTCGGCGAAACGATCGATGCGTGGCAGCTGCTCAAGCAGGCCCGCGCTTTCGCTTAA
- a CDS encoding DUF1428 domain-containing protein — protein sequence MAYIDGFVLPLNEEKLDAYKTMAETFARKATELGAIASVEALGDGLEHGHTTDFFRSVQAQDGENVVFSFVVWPDKATRDTAWEKIMADPEMQPGGDMPFDGKRMFWGGFKPFVSTLKN from the coding sequence ATGGCCTATATCGACGGTTTCGTTCTGCCGCTGAACGAAGAGAAACTCGACGCGTACAAGACGATGGCCGAGACGTTCGCGCGCAAGGCGACGGAGCTTGGCGCGATCGCGTCCGTCGAAGCGCTGGGCGATGGCCTGGAGCATGGCCACACGACCGATTTCTTCCGGTCCGTGCAGGCGCAGGACGGCGAGAACGTCGTCTTTTCCTTTGTCGTCTGGCCGGACAAGGCGACCCGCGACACGGCATGGGAGAAGATCATGGCCGATCCGGAAATGCAGCCGGGCGGCGACATGCCGTTCGATGGCAAGCGCATGTTCTGGGGCGGCTTCAAGCCATTCGTGAGCACGCTCAAGAACTGA
- a CDS encoding VOC family protein yields MTNPHGSFIWYELMTSDAKAAGDFYGAVVGGWTFGEPMPGPVDYRAIQRSDGGNAGGVLQLDDSMRSKGARPAWLGYIGVDDLDAEVAAVERDGGKTMMPPWDVPGIGRLAMVADPQGAPFYLMKPTPPPGQEGKSSDVFSYDQAEHVRWNELATTDCDGAVDFYTRHYGWRQEGDMDMGEMGKYRFIHQGGGMIGAIMRKPPQMPASSWSFYIGVDDIDRAATAVKAGSGQVLMGPHQIPGGEYSLNGIDPQGASFGLVGPRRQGENK; encoded by the coding sequence ATGACCAATCCGCACGGAAGCTTCATCTGGTACGAACTGATGACCAGCGACGCGAAAGCGGCCGGCGACTTTTACGGCGCGGTCGTAGGCGGCTGGACGTTCGGCGAGCCGATGCCAGGCCCGGTCGATTACCGCGCCATCCAGCGCAGCGATGGCGGCAATGCCGGCGGAGTCCTCCAGCTCGACGATTCCATGCGCTCGAAGGGCGCCCGCCCAGCCTGGCTAGGCTATATCGGCGTCGACGATCTCGATGCGGAGGTTGCGGCGGTCGAGCGCGACGGCGGCAAGACGATGATGCCGCCCTGGGACGTTCCCGGCATCGGCCGGCTGGCGATGGTCGCCGACCCGCAGGGCGCGCCATTCTACCTGATGAAGCCGACCCCGCCGCCCGGCCAGGAAGGCAAGTCCAGCGACGTCTTCTCTTACGACCAGGCGGAGCATGTGCGCTGGAACGAGCTCGCGACCACCGACTGCGACGGCGCGGTCGACTTCTACACCCGCCACTACGGCTGGCGGCAGGAAGGCGACATGGACATGGGTGAAATGGGCAAATACCGCTTCATCCACCAGGGCGGCGGAATGATCGGCGCGATCATGCGCAAGCCGCCGCAGATGCCCGCGAGCAGCTGGTCGTTCTACATCGGCGTCGACGACATCGACCGCGCCGCCACGGCGGTGAAGGCCGGCAGCGGCCAGGTGCTGATGGGCCCGCATCAGATCCCCGGCGGCGAATATTCATTGAACGGCATCGACCCCCAGGGCGCGAGCTTCGGGCTGGTCGGGCCGCGCAGGCAAGGAGAGAACAAATGA